One region of Enterobacter ludwigii genomic DNA includes:
- the pilP gene encoding type IV pilus biogenesis protein PilP yields MRRINPAGTGLLLSALFCGQAVATVTSDALPPNVTLGELEAAQARNLILEQKVQTARLEQQLRESQSGQSTDRNYLSTAAQPAMPLMAQPAPSQQTASAVGEKRTGGVRLQEIYGRGSQLRARIVLPDGGVTEVAKGDQLPGTSKRVTEVTSTIVRLSDNSELSF; encoded by the coding sequence ATGCGCAGAATTAATCCCGCGGGAACGGGCCTGCTGCTGTCCGCTCTGTTCTGCGGGCAGGCAGTGGCAACCGTAACCAGTGATGCGCTTCCGCCGAACGTTACGCTTGGCGAACTTGAAGCAGCTCAGGCGCGCAACCTCATTCTGGAGCAGAAAGTGCAGACGGCGCGTCTGGAGCAGCAGCTGCGTGAAAGCCAGTCCGGACAGAGTACTGACAGGAATTATCTGTCTACTGCCGCCCAGCCTGCCATGCCGCTTATGGCGCAGCCAGCTCCTTCACAACAGACTGCCAGTGCAGTCGGTGAAAAGCGGACCGGTGGTGTGCGCCTTCAGGAGATTTACGGCCGTGGCTCGCAGTTGCGTGCACGCATTGTTCTGCCTGATGGCGGAGTCACAGAAGTAGCAAAAGGCGATCAGCTTCCCGGAACCTCAAAGCGGGTCACGGAGGTTACGTCCACGATCGTACGCCTCAGCGACAATTCTGAACTTTCATTCTGA
- a CDS encoding YjcZ-like family protein, protein MTTQLLDGPGRTLECINPKFMVDLVQGVDAPRHPHQGPQQLQFRERLTQEIMTHTRLRPWAMAGMLNENAALRLGLAEKLAGMLDPGHLALTLMADKLMALRQQTHPRAPQSPGLMQQYAELSSHFTQRAAYKEKALTQRGLTVQAGEHSEQIFTRWRAGLYDGWSLAGRCFVVLEELRWGAFGDACRLANEDVSAMLKDNLRSMAANYLAQGINASPSTRHFYHQWLTTPASPGLIDHKDMLGWLGDWCQADKHPVSWSVTQNWQTVALGMPRLCSAKRLVDGMMEEIFG, encoded by the coding sequence ATGACAACACAACTACTGGACGGTCCCGGGAGAACGCTGGAGTGCATTAATCCAAAATTTATGGTCGATCTGGTGCAGGGTGTCGATGCGCCGCGTCATCCCCACCAGGGACCACAACAGCTGCAGTTTCGTGAGCGTTTGACTCAGGAGATCATGACGCATACCCGGCTACGGCCCTGGGCAATGGCTGGAATGCTCAATGAAAATGCGGCGTTACGCCTTGGGCTGGCAGAAAAACTGGCCGGTATGCTTGACCCCGGTCATCTCGCGCTGACGCTGATGGCCGATAAACTGATGGCGCTGCGTCAGCAGACTCACCCGCGGGCTCCGCAATCACCGGGCCTGATGCAGCAGTACGCTGAACTCTCCTCTCATTTTACCCAGCGTGCAGCTTATAAAGAAAAGGCGCTGACCCAACGCGGATTAACGGTGCAGGCGGGTGAGCACAGTGAGCAAATTTTTACCCGCTGGCGAGCCGGGCTCTATGATGGCTGGTCTCTGGCCGGGCGCTGCTTTGTCGTCCTGGAAGAACTGCGCTGGGGGGCATTTGGCGACGCATGTCGCCTGGCCAATGAAGATGTGTCGGCAATGCTCAAGGATAACTTACGCAGCATGGCGGCGAACTATCTGGCGCAAGGTATCAATGCGTCTCCCTCTACCCGCCATTTTTATCACCAGTGGTTAACGACGCCTGCTTCTCCAGGATTGATCGATCATAAAGATATGCTGGGCTGGTTGGGTGACTGGTGCCAGGCGGATAAGCATCCTGTGAGCTGGTCAGTGACGCAAAACTGGCAAACCGTCGCGCTGGGTATGCCGAGGCTCTGTTCGGCAAAACGGTTGGTGGATGGGATGATGGAAGAGATTTTTGGGTGA
- the pilM gene encoding type IV pilus biogenesis protein PilM, with protein sequence MGYALPVFALCLVIILIAGDAQHHSSEHVRLALQQTQPEQLAADMLRTADVVNNWRHGRSITDGPVSTALTGMVPLPDSRIKSIIQNGRLWIWVPETDGVYAALRARSVTSALALTVRGGRLRMADGTDMNLSLPSGVTEGSIVYLN encoded by the coding sequence ATGGGATATGCGCTGCCAGTTTTCGCGCTTTGTCTTGTCATCATCTTGATAGCCGGTGATGCACAGCACCACTCATCAGAGCATGTACGGCTTGCGCTGCAGCAGACTCAGCCTGAACAGCTTGCAGCAGACATGCTTCGGACTGCTGATGTCGTAAATAACTGGCGTCACGGGCGGTCCATAACAGATGGCCCCGTATCAACCGCACTGACTGGAATGGTGCCGTTACCAGACAGTCGTATCAAAAGCATTATTCAGAACGGTCGCCTGTGGATCTGGGTACCTGAAACAGACGGTGTTTATGCCGCGTTGCGCGCCCGCTCAGTGACTTCTGCGCTTGCCCTGACCGTCAGAGGCGGTCGTCTGCGGATGGCGGATGGCACTGATATGAACCTGTCTCTGCCGTCCGGTGTGACGGAAGGCAGCATTGTTTATCTTAACTAA
- a CDS encoding TIGR03751 family conjugal transfer lipoprotein, with the protein MLLSFNHLATIMLVVVPLALSGCSTSKEEMLPPGDSTMLELWNDGASATHATNESRTTLRRPVTDSEREINQQVSNSYSRTQENEIQQTFPRLPNPDMVMYVFPHLAGGNTPVPGYSTVFPFYSQVQYALPGERTEDL; encoded by the coding sequence ATGTTGCTCAGTTTTAATCATCTGGCCACCATTATGTTGGTCGTTGTACCGCTTGCCCTCTCGGGTTGCAGTACGTCAAAAGAGGAAATGTTGCCGCCTGGCGACAGCACCATGCTTGAATTATGGAACGATGGTGCATCGGCAACTCATGCTACCAACGAGAGCAGAACAACACTTCGCCGGCCAGTTACAGACAGCGAACGTGAGATCAATCAGCAGGTCAGTAACAGCTACAGCCGCACCCAGGAAAATGAAATTCAGCAGACGTTCCCGCGTCTGCCAAATCCTGACATGGTCATGTATGTTTTCCCGCATCTGGCTGGCGGGAACACGCCGGTTCCAGGCTACAGCACCGTCTTTCCTTTCTACAGCCAGGTACAGTATGCGTTGCCTGGTGAGCGAACGGAGGATCTCTGA
- a CDS encoding nickel/cobalt transporter, which produces MTTQRLTRDWRIPTAGLMLLAILFAGFTLHTHWNAFIQWCLATQITLHRYLVMYLLQLNNHQYSGGLWLLTGAFLYGVLHAIGPGHGKFIVTTYLTTNKESELAARVVPFLGSLMQGVSAILFVFILAVGFNLASGDISTSRWYVEKISAVLIGAFGAFIIYQSLKSLRPHRMTISAIKPLHQHDEHCGCSHHGVGANLTQGDWKTRLGVILAIGARPCSGAIMILMFSNALGIVTWGMAAVMTMSLGTALSIMGLSLAVRYARERTVAWFGGSSSLRWLVPVVKIAGGIVLILFATILFLTVIPISANGDYIAAGC; this is translated from the coding sequence ATGACCACACAACGCCTCACCCGTGACTGGCGTATCCCCACAGCAGGGCTAATGTTGCTGGCGATCCTCTTTGCCGGTTTTACCCTGCATACGCACTGGAATGCCTTTATCCAGTGGTGCCTGGCCACGCAAATTACGCTGCACCGTTATCTGGTGATGTATTTGCTGCAGCTTAATAACCACCAGTACAGCGGCGGATTATGGCTATTAACGGGGGCTTTCCTTTATGGCGTTCTCCACGCCATTGGCCCCGGGCACGGAAAGTTCATCGTGACGACCTACCTGACTACAAATAAGGAAAGCGAGCTGGCCGCCCGGGTTGTCCCTTTCCTTGGCAGCCTGATGCAAGGCGTCAGCGCCATTCTTTTTGTCTTTATTCTGGCAGTCGGGTTTAACCTCGCATCAGGGGATATCAGTACCAGCCGCTGGTATGTTGAGAAGATAAGCGCAGTACTCATTGGCGCATTTGGTGCATTTATCATTTACCAGTCGCTTAAGAGCCTGCGTCCGCACAGGATGACTATTTCAGCCATCAAGCCCCTCCATCAGCATGACGAACACTGTGGCTGTAGCCACCATGGTGTGGGAGCGAATCTGACACAAGGTGACTGGAAAACCCGCCTGGGTGTGATTCTGGCAATTGGCGCGCGCCCGTGTAGCGGGGCAATCATGATCCTGATGTTCTCGAACGCGCTGGGCATAGTCACCTGGGGGATGGCAGCAGTAATGACCATGTCTCTGGGAACGGCACTTTCTATTATGGGACTTTCACTGGCAGTACGTTACGCCCGTGAGCGTACCGTGGCCTGGTTTGGAGGAAGCTCCTCACTAAGATGGCTGGTACCGGTAGTCAAAATAGCCGGAGGGATAGTTCTTATCCTGTTCGCGACGATCCTGTTCCTGACAGTGATCCCCATCAGCGCCAATGGCGACTACATCGCTGCCGGATGCTAA
- a CDS encoding ParA family protein — protein sequence MHLQSIDYPTLGVKPRIIPVVSTKGGEGKSTQSANLAGFLADAGIKTLLIDGDHAQPTASSIFPLEYEAPGGLYELLMQTVDLSNPDNLISRTSINNLDIIVSNDPRNFLPTAMLNAPDGRVRLRNALSHPLFNSYGVIIVDSQGSRSVMSELIILASTGTMVGIAKPILPDVREFMRGTVALMEELLPYCAFGIQLPVTKLLINCMEYDNLSVETLAEVKAIVEDKRYSAHADKIHIDLLETCIYDLTVYVLGHVKGVPVHRLEKNTRRKSDSAFTSMYQLACELFPEWKTNFDALANAGGEE from the coding sequence ATGCATTTACAATCAATCGATTATCCAACGTTGGGTGTTAAGCCTCGTATTATACCTGTTGTTTCCACTAAGGGTGGCGAGGGTAAGTCTACTCAGTCAGCTAATCTTGCAGGATTTCTGGCCGATGCAGGTATCAAAACACTTCTGATTGATGGCGACCATGCTCAGCCAACGGCCAGCAGTATATTCCCGCTTGAATATGAAGCCCCTGGTGGTTTGTACGAACTGTTGATGCAGACAGTTGATCTCTCAAATCCCGATAATCTGATCTCCCGTACGTCGATCAATAATCTGGACATTATCGTTTCCAACGATCCTCGTAATTTTCTCCCAACTGCAATGCTGAATGCGCCTGATGGGCGAGTTCGCCTCCGAAATGCTCTTTCACATCCCCTTTTTAATTCATATGGCGTGATTATTGTCGATTCACAAGGCTCACGGTCAGTGATGTCTGAGTTAATTATCCTGGCCTCCACCGGAACCATGGTGGGTATTGCCAAACCGATTCTTCCTGATGTCAGGGAGTTCATGCGCGGAACAGTCGCGCTGATGGAAGAATTGCTGCCTTATTGTGCGTTTGGCATTCAGCTTCCAGTCACAAAATTGCTCATCAACTGTATGGAATACGACAATCTGTCTGTTGAGACCCTCGCTGAAGTCAAAGCGATCGTTGAAGATAAACGCTACAGCGCCCATGCAGACAAAATTCATATCGACCTGCTGGAGACATGTATCTATGACCTGACTGTCTATGTCCTTGGGCATGTTAAGGGCGTACCGGTACATCGTCTTGAAAAAAATACCCGGCGTAAAAGCGACTCAGCGTTTACGTCAATGTATCAATTGGCTTGTGAACTTTTCCCAGAGTGGAAAACGAATTTTGATGCGTTAGCTAATGCGGGGGGCGAGGAATGA
- the proP gene encoding glycine betaine/L-proline transporter ProP: MLRRKKIKPITLRDVTIIDDAKLRKAITAASLGNAMEWFDFGVYGFVAYALGKVFFPGADPSLQMIAALGTFSVPFLIRPLGGLFFGMLGDKYGRQKILAITIVIMSISTFCIGLIPSYATIGIWAPILLLICKMAQGFSVGGEYTGASIFVAEYSPDRKRGFMGSWLDFGSIAGFVMGAGVVVLISTVVGEDNFLDWGWRIPFFLALPLGIIGLYLRHALEETPAFQQHVEKLEQGDREGLQEGPKVSFKEIATKHWRSLLTCIGLVISTNVTYYMLLTYMPSYLSHNLHYSEDHGVLIIIAIMVGMLFVQPIMGLLSDRFGRRPFIILGSVGLFALAIPAFILINSNVLGLIFAGLLMLAVILNCFIGVMASTLPAMFPTHIRYSALAAAFNISVLIAGLTPTLAASLVESTQNLMMPAYYLMVIAVIGLITGIAMKETANRPLKGATPAASDIQEAKEILREHYDNVEQKIEDIDAEIEELQKKRSRLVDQHPRINE, translated from the coding sequence ATGCTGAGAAGGAAAAAGATTAAACCCATCACACTTCGCGACGTCACCATCATTGATGACGCAAAATTGCGTAAAGCCATTACCGCAGCTTCGCTCGGTAATGCGATGGAGTGGTTCGATTTTGGTGTCTACGGCTTTGTGGCCTATGCGTTAGGTAAAGTGTTCTTCCCCGGGGCTGACCCCAGCCTGCAGATGATTGCCGCACTGGGTACGTTTTCCGTTCCCTTCCTGATTCGCCCGCTGGGCGGCCTGTTCTTCGGTATGCTCGGCGATAAATATGGTCGCCAGAAGATCCTTGCCATCACCATCGTCATTATGTCGATCAGTACGTTTTGTATCGGCCTGATCCCGTCGTATGCCACGATCGGGATCTGGGCGCCGATTCTGCTGCTGATATGTAAGATGGCCCAGGGCTTCTCCGTGGGTGGGGAGTATACCGGTGCTTCGATCTTCGTCGCAGAGTATTCCCCGGACCGTAAGCGTGGCTTTATGGGGAGCTGGCTGGACTTTGGCTCGATTGCCGGGTTTGTCATGGGCGCGGGCGTAGTAGTACTGATTTCAACTGTGGTAGGGGAAGATAATTTCCTCGACTGGGGCTGGCGTATCCCGTTCTTCCTGGCCTTGCCGCTGGGGATCATTGGTCTGTACCTGCGTCATGCGCTTGAAGAGACCCCAGCATTCCAGCAGCACGTCGAAAAACTGGAACAGGGTGACCGTGAAGGGCTGCAGGAAGGTCCGAAGGTGTCGTTCAAAGAGATTGCCACTAAGCACTGGCGCAGCCTGCTGACCTGTATTGGTCTGGTTATTTCTACCAACGTCACCTACTACATGCTGTTGACTTACATGCCGAGCTATTTGTCGCATAACTTGCATTACTCGGAAGATCACGGTGTGCTGATTATTATCGCCATTATGGTCGGTATGCTGTTTGTGCAACCGATTATGGGTCTGTTAAGTGACCGCTTTGGCCGTCGACCGTTTATTATCCTGGGGAGTGTTGGTCTGTTTGCCCTGGCAATCCCGGCATTTATTCTGATTAACAGTAATGTACTGGGGCTGATTTTCGCGGGTCTGCTGATGCTGGCAGTGATCCTCAACTGCTTTATTGGGGTGATGGCCTCCACATTACCCGCGATGTTCCCGACACACATTCGTTATAGTGCGCTGGCCGCAGCTTTTAACATTTCGGTGCTGATTGCCGGTCTGACCCCGACCCTTGCCGCCTCGCTGGTGGAGAGTACGCAGAACCTGATGATGCCTGCTTATTACCTGATGGTGATTGCGGTGATTGGTTTGATTACCGGTATTGCTATGAAGGAGACGGCAAATCGTCCATTGAAAGGGGCGACGCCTGCCGCATCCGATATTCAGGAAGCGAAAGAGATCCTGCGTGAGCACTACGATAATGTAGAGCAGAAGATTGAGGATATTGACGCAGAGATTGAAGAACTGCAGAAAAAACGCTCCCGACTCGTGGATCAGCATCCACGCATCAACGAGTAA
- the pilO2 gene encoding type 4b pilus protein PilO2, with protein sequence MSSKKKSSLRSGIRVTHNRRDWMAGLHWEQQRSALLTRFRGKASPDTHVVVAGRRNASMMGVVSPGRVRRSPYSLAVAFLLSEGGNTWGIYRLSRNEDLWVFFAASGGQLSVMGDVTGSRAKIESAAENFLRFNDADTPGLRCAARRV encoded by the coding sequence ATGTCATCAAAGAAAAAATCTTCACTCCGTAGCGGCATTCGCGTCACCCACAACCGTCGCGACTGGATGGCAGGACTTCATTGGGAGCAGCAGCGGAGCGCACTGTTAACGCGATTCCGGGGAAAAGCCTCACCTGACACGCATGTAGTAGTTGCCGGCAGGCGTAACGCATCAATGATGGGGGTCGTTTCCCCCGGGCGTGTGCGACGTAGCCCTTACTCTCTTGCAGTAGCATTCCTGCTGTCTGAAGGGGGAAATACATGGGGGATATACCGCCTCAGCCGCAACGAAGATCTCTGGGTTTTCTTTGCAGCCAGCGGTGGGCAGCTTTCTGTCATGGGTGATGTGACCGGTTCACGCGCGAAGATAGAATCAGCAGCAGAAAACTTCCTGCGTTTTAACGATGCTGATACACCGGGTCTGCGCTGTGCTGCAAGACGCGTTTGA
- the crfC gene encoding clamp-binding protein CrfC: protein MHTQTIFELSQEAERLLQLALQNLDTLKSVPTAMLDSTTAAITGEKNNVLPLHFSARGVEAQQAMLNNELRKITRLEMVLAIVGTMKAGKSTTINAIVGTEVLPNRNRPMTALPTLIRHTPGQKEPVLHFSHVSPIDDLIRLLQKKLCDNDRGKLAQRLEIDKDMNMLLERIEKGEAFEKHHLGAQPIFHCLKSLNDLVRLSLALGVEFPFSEYAAIEHIPVIEVEFVHLAGLDAHLGQLTLLDTPGPNEAGQPHLQKMLSEQLSRASAVLAVMDYTQLKSISDEEVRQAISVAGKSVPLYALVNKFDQKDRNSDDEEQIRAMISGTLMKGNISPGQIYPVSSMWAYLANRARYEMITHGQLPDHQEQPWVQDFAEAALGRRWRTADLDDIDHIRHAADLLWEDSLFEQPIRKLIYAAYANASLFALRSASHKLLNYAQNAREYLDFRYQGLTVAFEELELNITRIEEDMAQLQTRQQVVSDEVKHEVEEALNATDDFMALQKSALQQAIGHVFSRPNILDLAGNDPLNLRRDEPEALKQLTLEDEGQAQIVLSKIRSSCELVMLDAQTKICRELALRFDQLESTLARSLNEAMRPIETRIKEHLSHAGFRARISFPAFQANQLNFNTRALFNDAIAQDNTPAGQSSGGSSMRETVSRWLNNPGWGWDDYVETRTRFVIDIAQLHDKFKQHIEQFCEQIRKALSAQVDVSVTAGMATFFAEFSLCLTGLQESLRDSLAVRQQNEHSTRALCQLLKQSITTATWIQEDTRLLRDDIQTLFAAEQP, encoded by the coding sequence ATACGCTGAAATCAGTGCCGACGGCGATGCTGGATAGCACCACGGCGGCGATTACGGGTGAAAAGAACAACGTCTTGCCTTTGCATTTTAGTGCGCGCGGTGTCGAAGCACAGCAGGCAATGTTGAATAATGAATTACGGAAAATAACGCGTCTGGAAATGGTTCTGGCTATTGTTGGTACCATGAAAGCGGGGAAATCGACCACTATTAATGCGATTGTGGGCACGGAAGTGTTGCCGAACCGCAATCGTCCGATGACAGCGCTACCGACATTGATCCGTCATACACCGGGTCAGAAGGAGCCTGTACTGCATTTCTCTCATGTCTCGCCGATTGATGATTTGATCCGACTGCTACAGAAAAAGCTCTGCGATAACGATCGTGGGAAACTGGCTCAGCGTCTGGAAATTGATAAAGACATGAATATGCTGCTGGAGCGAATTGAAAAAGGGGAAGCTTTTGAGAAGCATCACCTGGGCGCACAGCCGATATTTCATTGTCTGAAAAGCCTCAATGACCTCGTCAGACTCTCCCTGGCGCTGGGTGTCGAATTTCCCTTCTCTGAGTACGCGGCTATCGAACACATTCCGGTGATCGAAGTAGAGTTCGTACATCTTGCGGGTCTGGATGCCCACCTCGGTCAGCTGACGCTGCTCGATACCCCAGGGCCTAATGAGGCCGGGCAACCGCATCTGCAAAAAATGCTTAGCGAGCAGTTGTCCCGTGCATCGGCAGTGCTGGCAGTGATGGATTACACCCAGCTTAAATCTATTTCTGATGAAGAGGTCCGCCAGGCTATTTCGGTCGCGGGAAAATCAGTGCCGTTGTATGCCCTGGTCAATAAATTCGATCAGAAAGATCGTAATAGCGACGATGAAGAACAGATCAGGGCGATGATCTCTGGCACGCTCATGAAAGGCAATATTTCGCCCGGGCAGATCTATCCTGTTTCATCAATGTGGGCGTATCTGGCGAACCGCGCCCGCTACGAGATGATTACCCACGGACAACTGCCGGATCACCAGGAGCAGCCCTGGGTTCAGGATTTTGCCGAAGCTGCCCTTGGGCGTCGTTGGCGTACAGCGGATTTGGATGATATCGACCATATTCGTCATGCCGCCGATCTGTTGTGGGAAGACTCGTTATTTGAACAACCGATACGCAAACTGATTTACGCCGCCTATGCCAATGCGTCGTTATTTGCGCTGCGTTCGGCGTCGCATAAGCTTCTAAACTACGCGCAAAATGCCCGGGAGTATCTCGATTTTCGTTATCAGGGGCTGACTGTGGCCTTTGAGGAACTCGAACTTAACATTACGCGAATTGAAGAGGATATGGCGCAGCTGCAGACGCGTCAGCAGGTGGTCAGCGATGAAGTGAAACATGAAGTCGAGGAGGCGCTGAATGCAACGGATGACTTTATGGCGTTGCAGAAAAGTGCGCTTCAGCAGGCGATTGGTCATGTTTTTAGCCGTCCCAATATTCTTGATTTGGCCGGGAATGATCCGCTGAATCTTCGTCGCGATGAACCGGAAGCGCTTAAACAGCTTACGCTGGAAGATGAGGGACAGGCGCAGATTGTGCTGAGTAAAATCCGTTCCTCCTGCGAGCTGGTCATGCTGGATGCGCAGACGAAGATCTGTCGGGAGTTGGCGTTACGTTTTGATCAGCTGGAGTCTACGCTTGCGCGTTCACTGAATGAAGCGATGCGGCCTATTGAAACGCGTATTAAAGAACATCTGAGCCATGCCGGTTTTCGCGCACGGATTAGCTTCCCGGCGTTTCAGGCTAACCAGCTTAACTTCAACACGCGGGCGCTGTTTAACGATGCCATTGCGCAGGATAACACTCCGGCAGGCCAATCATCTGGCGGGAGTAGCATGCGTGAAACGGTCTCTCGCTGGCTCAATAACCCCGGCTGGGGTTGGGATGATTACGTCGAAACGCGCACGCGTTTTGTTATCGATATTGCACAGCTACATGACAAATTTAAGCAACATATTGAGCAGTTTTGTGAACAAATCCGTAAAGCTTTATCCGCGCAGGTCGATGTCTCTGTTACGGCAGGAATGGCAACGTTCTTTGCAGAATTTTCGTTATGCCTGACCGGGTTACAGGAAAGCTTGCGTGATAGCCTCGCAGTGCGTCAACAAAATGAGCATTCAACCCGAGCGCTCTGCCAGTTGTTGAAGCAAAGTATTACTACTGCGACGTGGATTCAGGAAGATACCCGACTGTTACGCGATGACATTCAAACTCTATTCGCGGCAGAGCAACCATGA
- the kdgT gene encoding 2-keto-3-deoxygluconate transporter, producing the protein MKIKATIERIPGGMMLVPLVLGAILNTLAPDTGAYFGGFTKGMITGTVPILAVWFFCIGASINLRATGTVLRKSGTLVITKIAVAWAVAMICAMFIPENGIQTGFFAGLSVLAIVSAMDMTNGGLYASLMNQYGTKEESGAFVLMSLESGPLMTMLILGSAGLASFEPHHFVGAILPFLIGFALGNLDHDLRDFFSKATPVLIPFFGFALGNTINLNVILDTGLLGIVLGVAVIIITGIPLIIADRVIGGGNGTAGVAASSAAGAAVANPVIIAQINPAFEPVAASATALVAASVIVTAILVPIITALYAKRYGNRQESQPEPKPIEMNH; encoded by the coding sequence ATGAAGATTAAGGCCACGATAGAACGCATACCTGGCGGCATGATGCTGGTTCCGCTGGTACTGGGTGCCATCCTGAATACCCTGGCTCCTGATACCGGAGCCTATTTTGGTGGTTTCACAAAAGGAATGATAACCGGCACCGTTCCCATTCTGGCAGTCTGGTTCTTTTGTATTGGAGCATCCATTAATTTGCGGGCAACGGGTACCGTATTACGTAAATCCGGTACGCTGGTGATAACCAAAATAGCAGTCGCCTGGGCTGTGGCAATGATATGTGCAATGTTCATTCCGGAGAATGGAATTCAGACCGGGTTCTTCGCTGGTTTATCAGTTCTGGCAATTGTCTCTGCGATGGATATGACCAACGGTGGATTGTATGCCAGCCTGATGAACCAGTATGGAACGAAAGAAGAGTCCGGGGCATTTGTACTGATGTCTCTGGAATCCGGCCCGCTGATGACGATGCTGATTCTGGGGTCTGCTGGCCTGGCATCATTTGAACCCCACCACTTTGTCGGCGCGATCCTGCCATTCCTGATCGGTTTCGCCCTGGGTAACCTGGATCACGACTTGCGTGACTTCTTTAGCAAAGCCACTCCAGTACTGATCCCGTTCTTTGGTTTCGCATTGGGTAACACCATCAATCTGAATGTCATTCTCGATACAGGCCTGCTGGGTATTGTGCTGGGCGTGGCTGTCATCATCATCACCGGTATTCCGCTGATTATTGCCGACCGCGTGATTGGAGGAGGAAACGGAACGGCGGGTGTCGCCGCCTCTTCAGCCGCAGGTGCGGCGGTAGCAAACCCGGTGATCATTGCCCAAATAAATCCGGCCTTCGAACCGGTGGCCGCGTCAGCGACGGCACTGGTTGCTGCCAGCGTGATTGTTACCGCGATCCTGGTGCCCATCATCACGGCGCTGTATGCAAAACGTTACGGAAATAGGCAAGAGTCCCAGCCTGAACCGAAACCAATAGAAATGAATCATTAA